A genomic window from Triticum urartu cultivar G1812 chromosome 7, Tu2.1, whole genome shotgun sequence includes:
- the LOC125521461 gene encoding GDSL esterase/lipase EXL1-like: protein MASLYRGLLLLLMALLPSAHGATTARGKISAAFVFGDSIVDPGNNNDRLTEAKANFPPYGQDFPGGVATGRFSNGKVPGDMLASRLGIKELLPPYLGNDLPLSELLTGVVFASGGSGYDPLTSIPATATSSTGQLELFLEYKERLRTLVGEEEMTRVISEGIYFTVMGANDLANNYFAIPLRRHQYDLPSYVKFLVSSAVNFTMKLNEMGAKKIAFLGIPPIGCCPSQRELGSRECEPMRNQAANLFNSEIEKEIHRLDAEQNIQGSKFIYLDIYYNLLDLIQRPGFYGFKEVTEGCCGSTVLNAAIFIRNHPACPNAYDYIFWDSFHPTEKAYNIVVDKLFQQNMQYLM from the exons ATGGCGTCTCTCTACCGAGGCCTCCTGCTGCTGCTGATGGCGCTTCTCCCATCCGCCCATGGAGCAACCACGGCTAGAGGCAAAATCTCTGCAGCGTTTGTGTTCGGCGATTCGATCGTCGATCCCGGCAACAACAACGATCGGCTGACGGAGGCGAAGGCCAACTTCCCGCCGTACGGGCAGGACTTCCCCGGCGGGGTGGCCACCGGGAGGTTCTCCAACGGGAAGGTTCCCGGAGACATGCTAG CTTCTAGGTTGGGAATTAAGGAACTATTGCCACCCTACCTTGGAAATGATCTTCCACTAAGTGAGCTACTCACTGGTGTTGTCTTTGCTTCTGGTGGCAGTGGATACGATCCTTTAACTTCGATACCCGCG ACTGCTACATCGAGTACTGGGCAACTTGAATTATTCCTTGAATATAAGGAGAGACTAAGAACTTTAGTCGGAGAAGAGGAGATGACACGTGTTATCTCTGAAGGGATATACTTCACAGTCATGGGGGCAAATGACCTTGCAAATAATTATTTTGCAATCCCTTTGAGGCGCCATCAATATGACCTTCCTTCGTACGTGAAATTTCTTGTCTCTTCCGCCGTCAACTTTACCATG AAATTAAATGAGATGGGTGCAAAGAAGATTGCATTCCTTGGCATTCCACCAATTGGATGTTGTCCCTCGCAAAGAGAACTTGGATCAAGAGAATGTGAGCCCATGAGGAATCAAGCAGCAAATCTATTTAATTCCGAAATAGAAAAGGAAATACATCGGTTAGATGCAGAACAAAATATTCAAGGCTCCAAGTTTATTTATCTCGATATATACTACAATCTGCTTGATCTCATTCAGCGACCTGGTTTTTATG GTTTCAAGGAGGTAACCGAAGGATGTTGTGGCAGCACAGTGCTAAATGCAGCAATATTCATTAGAAATCACCCTGCATGTCCGAATGCTTACGATTACATTTTCTGGGACAGCTTTCATCCTACTGAAAAGGCCTATAACATTGTGGTTGATAAACTGTTTCAGCAAAATATGCAGTACCTGATGTGA